TGCCTCTTAACGAGTCCTTTTCGTAAATTGTCAAACCGAAGGGGTAAAATTTGGGATATATGATTTTACTATAACAAATCCACCACAAATAcagttgtggtggaagataaaAGAAGCCTTAGTGTGGAAATAGGAGGTGAGAAAGAAGGAGCGAGATTTAAGCTTAAATGCTTAAATtctcttaacgggtcaaaatgaattATGCGCATAACTTGGGTAATGGCTGCGTAATTCATAAAAGTTATGATCCCGAGTTAAAGATTTTGGGTTAAATATGAAGGCTTATGTTTTACGAAtaattagaaacaagtttgaagTAAAACGGATAAAAATTGAAGAAGTTATGagtgtttttgtgaaaaatggtAGAGCTGGGAGTATGCAGCTCCCAACTATCAATTTTCTGTGAAAAAggggctgtcgcgccccgccacGGGCTCTCGCGACCCGCGAGACCTAAGACGAAtcttgtcgcgccccgcgacaggcCACGAAACTggcaaaacatgtttattttgaTTGATTTGTCTTACGGTCTCAATTAGACATGTTATAAACTCTATTTAACAAACGCATTTCATGacttatgaaatgtaggtatacCTTGAAGCACCGGGCACGATCAAATTTAAGCTTCCGCATTACGTTTCGTCGTTACACGATTAAACGACGATATTATGTTGAAATGTTTTAAATTTCAAGATGTTTTATGAAACTCGTATTTTTAAATGTATGTGTATATCGTATATACACCATTACATACGAAACTTATATCAAATTGTTATATACAAATTGAGGGTCTTACAGCCGGTGCCTggattggcaagcctatggagcCGGCTATGTCCCCTTGTGTAAATCGAACCCAAGACCTATTGATTTCAAAGTCTGATCGCAAAGATGCTAGTAAGACCATGGGGTGTGGTTTGGGTTCCCTTTGGGACTATCCGTCACGTAGACGCCACGTCACATTAGGTGGAGGACCATCCCTTTGGGAATACCCAAGGGTGTGGAAGACTACCAAACTTATAAATAAAAACCAATATATAATAAAGGAGAGAGAGAACAAACCAATCAAATGGCTCGTCTCCAACGGCCTGGTGATGCCGTTTGCACCGCAACAAGGGGGAGGGGGCGGTGTGGGACAAGGATGACGAGAAGAGACGGGAAGGGGACGACTTCCACACTCCATGGTCTAAACTATAAAACCATGTGCGCCAGATCTGATCTTCATGCGTTAAAATTTAAAAACGAACCCAATAAACCGACAAACACTAAAAACAAACGGAAAAGACAATTCTATCCCTGAACAGTGAACCCCCGATCTAATCTCCATCTCCACGTCACCTTCCCTCATTTCCCCACTCTCAAACACTAGCGCGTGACCCGCACTCTCCCCATTCTCATTCGCCTTCATCACCTTGACCACATCTCCATCCTTATTCCATTTCTATATGCATACAAATGCACAAAACAAacctatacatacacacacaccaTTCAATCGGAAGCGATTAATCAGTTACTGCATCTGTGTGTTGTTCCTGTGGACAGTTATGGCGGAGATTGGACAAGCATCCACTGAAGTTTACGCTCCGACGACGTCGTTTCAAGTATGGCGAACACTGTTGAACTGGTTGACCTTTTTCTTCCAGATCTTCGTTCAGATCGTTAAAGGTACTCCTTCCGTGTTGATCAATTATTCTTCCACGGCGTCGTTTAAGCCTTTGCCTGTCGTCGAATTTCCTGATTCTTCAACGGAACCGCCAAATCTCGCTACCGCTTCCGTTCATATTCCGGCGGATTATGATCGTTTGGAAAAGCTTACGGTACGTTTTGTTTAATTTTGATTTTGGAGATTcggttagttagttagttagttatcACGGTGAATATTGTtcgttattgttattgtttttgttatttttattattattattgttgatTTTGTTATGGAAAAAGTGAAAAACTGTCACTGTGAAGGTTTTATTGTTTGTTTGAATTGTGTTGCTATTTGATTGGATTGATGTGATTACGTATTTTTGCATTTAATTCTGTCATTGTATGGTATAGTTTGtagtaattaatattaatattcaGAATTAAGTGCAGGTGAGGAAGAATTAAGATGATACATATTATGATTGGATGTGGAATTTTTGTGTCAAAATTTATAATAGTTTTTGTCATTTGTTACTGATAAAAGATAGCAGAGTTGGTGCTAAACCAGAGAAGATAGATATGTACAGTTCAGGATGAACGATACGTATAGCATGTTTCGTTGTTTCATTTTTCAAAGGTGGAACCGTATCGTGTGTAATCATCCAGGTGTGATTAACTGATCAAGTGAAAGTTAGTTTACCCATAGTTAGTTAAACCAGAAATAACATAATATGTATAGGCTAGGTTATGTGTAATTGAAGATGATTAGGTGCAATATGAAGGGATTTAAGATGAGCTTAAGTGTAATTTAGCTTATTCATGGTCAAAGCATAAATAAATGAATGTATATAGTTTAGATTATCTAAAATTTGGAATCAAACGAGTACATTAATGGCTGCAGGTGGTTCTTGATTTGGATGAAACGCTGGTATGTGCCTATGAGACATCTAGTTTGCCTGACAGTATTCGCAAACAAGCTACACAGGCTGGATTGACATGGTTTGAGTTAGAATGTGTATCTTCAGACAAAGTGAGCAAGTTTATGTGCATAAGTAACttacaatgttttttttttctaatatatTTTACTGAAATATATAACTAATTCAATACGCTACCGGAAATTTGGGTATGAAGGAATCTGATGGGAAACCCAAGGTGAACTATGTGACGGTATTTGAACGTCCTGGATTGCATGAATTTCTTAGTCAACTTAGCAAGTTTGCTGATCTTGTGCTATTTACTGCAGGCCTTGAAGGTTTACTTACCACTATGCTTTTTTACTTGTATATTTGCTATTGATTTTCATCAATGTTTTTATATGCTAATATTGTACAACTGCAGGATATGCTAAACCACTTGTTGATAGAATAGATGCTGAAAACAGAATCAGTCGAAGGCTTTATCGGCCCTCGACAATTTCCACGTAAGTAGTTTCTATCTAACTCACAGCCTCACGTCACTCTGTTTACATATCTCGTAGTGTTCTTATAGAAATAAAATAGGTTTTGTTCATATGACAGTTTTATTGTATAAAGCTCGTCTTAAATCTGTTCGTATCTCGTGGCACAGGGAATATCGGGAACACGTGAAGGACCTTTCGTTTGTCTCAAAAGATTTTTGCAGAATTGTCATTGTTGACAACAATCCATTCAGTTTCTTATTGCAGCCGGTAAACGGCATCCCGTGCATACCGTTTTCTGCTGGACAACCACATGATGATCAGGTATATACTTTTTTTAATAGTTCATTTCTTTTGTGCTTGTTTACTCACAAGGAAACTTGTTCATGCATATAAATATAATACAATAACAATGATACAGCTTCTCGAGGTTCTACTTCCCCTTTTGAAGCACCTTTCTGAGCAGAGGGACGTTAGGCCCGTGTTATATGAAAGATTCCACATGCCAGAATGGTTTCAAAAACATGGAATCCCTGCCTCTGGCTTTACACGGTAGAagtttagggggtgtttggtttGAGTGTGTGGCTTTCTTTGAGTTTTTGAGTATGTTTGGTTTAAAGGAAAGGTGTTGATACCCATACCCATTCCATCATGCTATCAAACCAAACGCTACCTTAGTTCTTCATCGGGGACACCTAAAAAGGGTACCACGACAGCATAACTTAAAGCACTGCATTTTGTGTAGATATTATATCATCTCGTATACAGGAGGAGACTCATTC
Above is a window of Helianthus annuus cultivar XRQ/B chromosome 14, HanXRQr2.0-SUNRISE, whole genome shotgun sequence DNA encoding:
- the LOC110904899 gene encoding CTD nuclear envelope phosphatase 1 homolog; translation: MHTNAQNKPIHTHTPFNRKRLISYCICVLFLWTVMAEIGQASTEVYAPTTSFQVWRTLLNWLTFFFQIFVQIVKGTPSVLINYSSTASFKPLPVVEFPDSSTEPPNLATASVHIPADYDRLEKLTVVLDLDETLVCAYETSSLPDSIRKQATQAGLTWFELECVSSDKESDGKPKVNYVTVFERPGLHEFLSQLSKFADLVLFTAGLEGYAKPLVDRIDAENRISRRLYRPSTISTEYREHVKDLSFVSKDFCRIVIVDNNPFSFLLQPVNGIPCIPFSAGQPHDDQLLEVLLPLLKHLSEQRDVRPVLYERFHMPEWFQKHGIPASGFTR